From one Sulfurimonas sp. HSL-3221 genomic stretch:
- a CDS encoding SH3 domain-containing C40 family peptidase: MFSHPRPLTALAAALLALSLGGCTPKMLRDTAAETPLPPLAGVEDLQRFPQTIDPYLIRLQERNATLPVQQGYESTYYKVWDDAYTPEALEEVKWPFDVYRPENAYGQNLQPLSQAWFYAMLREANWQAYGSTAGRAVALRRLDLRNFPTEKPLFRDPSVAGEGFPFDYLQNSTVFAGEPLYISHYSRSGAWAYVMTSYATGWVPVDRIAPVGRAEREVLRAQPLLGLLEDRMPIHSLRGRYMFEGYVGMVLPLQQKSAAQWRVDPAGHAGTAEIPREAAAPLPLTFTRENMRRVIAPMMQTKYGWGGLYGERDCSSTLRDIFAPFGLWMPRNSYKQSRLGEVVSFEGLDDAAKLAKIAEEGRPFETLLYLKGHILLYLGVYDGEPAVLHTVWGVKTVDDEGNFGRHIIGKTVISSLRLGHELDGYSDEYSLLHKVESMNFVFEEEAE; the protein is encoded by the coding sequence GCGGCTGTACCCCCAAAATGCTCCGGGACACGGCGGCCGAAACGCCGCTTCCCCCTCTCGCCGGCGTCGAGGACCTTCAGCGTTTCCCCCAGACGATCGATCCCTACCTTATCCGGCTGCAGGAGCGCAACGCAACGCTGCCGGTACAACAAGGGTACGAAAGCACCTATTACAAGGTGTGGGACGACGCGTATACGCCCGAAGCGCTCGAAGAGGTTAAGTGGCCCTTTGATGTCTACCGTCCCGAAAACGCCTACGGACAGAACCTCCAGCCACTCTCGCAGGCATGGTTCTATGCGATGCTGCGCGAAGCGAACTGGCAGGCGTACGGCAGCACTGCCGGCCGTGCCGTGGCGCTGCGCCGCCTGGATCTGCGCAACTTCCCGACGGAGAAGCCCCTGTTTCGCGACCCCTCGGTGGCCGGGGAGGGGTTCCCCTTTGATTATCTGCAGAACAGTACCGTTTTCGCCGGCGAACCGCTCTATATTTCGCACTACTCCCGAAGCGGGGCATGGGCCTACGTCATGACCTCCTACGCGACGGGCTGGGTCCCCGTCGACCGCATTGCCCCCGTCGGCAGAGCGGAGCGGGAGGTCCTGCGGGCACAGCCTCTGCTGGGACTGCTCGAAGACCGCATGCCGATCCACTCCCTGCGGGGACGCTATATGTTCGAAGGGTATGTGGGCATGGTCCTGCCGCTGCAGCAAAAAAGCGCGGCGCAGTGGCGCGTCGACCCGGCGGGCCACGCCGGGACCGCAGAGATCCCGCGGGAAGCGGCGGCACCGCTCCCGCTCACCTTCACCCGCGAAAACATGCGCCGGGTTATTGCACCGATGATGCAGACGAAATACGGTTGGGGCGGGCTGTACGGCGAACGGGACTGCTCCTCGACGCTGCGGGACATCTTCGCCCCCTTCGGCCTCTGGATGCCGCGCAACTCCTACAAGCAGTCCAGGCTCGGGGAAGTCGTCTCTTTCGAAGGCCTTGACGATGCCGCGAAACTCGCCAAGATCGCCGAGGAGGGGAGACCCTTCGAGACGCTGCTCTACCTCAAAGGGCACATTCTGCTCTACCTGGGCGTCTACGACGGCGAGCCTGCGGTGCTTCATACGGTCTGGGGCGTCAAAACCGTTGACGACGAGGGGAACTTCGGCCGCCATATTATCGGCAAGACCGTGATCTCATCCCTGCGCCTGGGGCATGAACTGGACGGGTACAGCGACGAATACTCACTGCTGCATAAAGTGGAAAGTATGAATTTCGTTTTTGAAGAGGAAGCGGAGTAG
- a CDS encoding tetrahydrodipicolinate N-succinyltransferase N-terminal domain-containing protein, with amino-acid sequence MEMIETADAFKAKVADIQNGEGYKAPVAFGICRVDFGQLNTDKILQATYPVVNWDENFGSAAIFMEALKESGCPVDISGDEAICNVTLPFLESCLNAFTPYADEAYGDAHKNIQVISALYNQIKESGMRDGEFRVVFIFNDAPCQSVEATYLKLYAMSLGKVALRSINLNGAFGALPNVAWSDGQPIELDWLRENEIELKFSGQYPHIDFVDKFPRFLQHIIPADNTRILETSKVRFGAQLHAGTTVMPGASYINFNAGTTGVSMVEGRISSSAVVGDGSDVGGGASILGVLSGTDGNPISIGKNCLLGANSVCGIPLGDACIIDAGIAILEGTKFLIEYEELEKIKAANPGVELEGDWFKGKDLAGLNGIHYRQDSFTGEMIALRSRREVKLNADLH; translated from the coding sequence ATGGAAATGATTGAAACTGCAGACGCATTCAAGGCCAAAGTGGCTGACATTCAAAACGGTGAAGGGTACAAGGCACCGGTCGCCTTTGGTATCTGCCGGGTCGATTTCGGCCAGCTGAACACCGACAAGATCCTGCAGGCGACCTACCCGGTCGTCAACTGGGATGAGAACTTCGGCAGCGCGGCGATCTTCATGGAGGCGCTCAAAGAGAGCGGCTGCCCGGTCGACATCAGCGGCGACGAGGCGATCTGCAACGTCACCCTGCCTTTCCTCGAGAGCTGCCTCAATGCCTTCACGCCCTATGCGGACGAGGCCTACGGCGATGCCCACAAGAACATCCAGGTCATCTCCGCACTGTACAACCAGATCAAAGAGAGCGGTATGCGCGACGGCGAGTTCCGCGTCGTCTTCATCTTCAACGATGCGCCGTGCCAGAGCGTCGAGGCGACCTACCTGAAGCTCTACGCGATGTCCCTGGGCAAAGTCGCCCTGCGCAGCATCAACCTGAACGGCGCGTTCGGCGCGCTGCCGAACGTCGCCTGGAGCGACGGCCAGCCGATCGAACTCGACTGGCTCCGTGAAAACGAGATCGAGCTCAAGTTCTCCGGTCAGTACCCGCACATCGATTTCGTCGACAAATTTCCGCGCTTCCTGCAGCACATCATCCCGGCGGACAATACCCGTATCCTTGAAACGTCCAAGGTCCGCTTCGGTGCCCAGCTGCACGCCGGTACGACCGTTATGCCGGGGGCAAGCTACATCAACTTCAATGCCGGTACGACGGGTGTCAGCATGGTCGAAGGGCGCATCTCCAGCTCCGCGGTCGTCGGCGATGGTTCCGATGTGGGCGGCGGCGCTTCCATCCTCGGTGTCCTCAGCGGCACCGACGGCAACCCGATTTCCATCGGCAAGAACTGCCTCCTCGGCGCGAACTCCGTCTGCGGTATTCCGCTGGGTGACGCCTGTATCATCGATGCGGGCATCGCCATCCTCGAAGGGACGAAGTTTCTCATCGAATACGAAGAGCTCGAGAAGATCAAAGCCGCCAACCCGGGCGTCGAACTGGAGGGCGACTGGTTCAAAGGGAAGGATCTCGCAGGCCTTAACGGCATCCACTACCGCCAGGACTCCTTTACCGGCGAGATGATCGCTCTGCGCTCCCGCCGCGAGGTCAAGCTCAACGCCGACCTTCACTAA
- a CDS encoding ankyrin repeat domain-containing protein, giving the protein MSNWSTLLQSDDYLGVKKSLKEGADVNEKSEHGESVIAQALRLRCSDELLELLVGAGADLFDADDEGVSVFDVAITYNNPTMVRKIIDEGVNVNETRRASGFTPLMAAVCYNRKEIVELLMANGADTAITDKLGLTGADYARKTHRKQMLGLLGEEGAE; this is encoded by the coding sequence ATGAGCAACTGGTCGACGTTACTACAGTCGGATGACTACCTCGGTGTCAAGAAGAGTCTCAAAGAGGGCGCCGACGTCAATGAAAAGAGCGAGCACGGGGAGTCGGTGATTGCCCAAGCGCTGCGCCTGCGCTGCAGCGATGAACTGCTGGAGCTGCTGGTCGGGGCGGGTGCGGATCTCTTTGATGCCGATGATGAGGGCGTAAGTGTTTTCGATGTCGCGATCACCTACAACAACCCGACAATGGTGCGCAAGATCATTGACGAAGGGGTCAACGTCAACGAGACCCGCCGGGCCAGCGGCTTTACCCCGCTGATGGCCGCCGTCTGCTATAACCGCAAAGAGATTGTCGAGCTTCTCATGGCAAACGGAGCGGACACCGCCATAACGGACAAGCTCGGGCTGACCGGCGCCGATTACGCCCGCAAGACCCACCGCAAACAGATGCTCGGCCTGTTGGGAGAAGAGGGGGCAGAGTGA